The DNA sequence GGCATTAGTCAATACCGTTAATTGCGTGGGCGTAATGGGTAAGGGTATTGCTCTACAATTTAAAATGGCATTTCCTGAAAACTTCAAAACGTACAAAAAAGCATGCGATGCAGGTGAATTGCTGCCCGGCAAATTGCATATTTACGAGACGGCGAGTTTTATAAATCCAAAATACATTATTAACTTCCCAACCAAAAGACATTGGAAAGGCAAATCCGATATAAACACGATAGTGTTGGGTCTAAAAAATTTAAGAGAAGATATATTACGTCTAAAAATAAAATCAATAGCCATACCACCTTTGGGGTGTGGAAACGGCGGTCTAAACTGGAATGAAATTCAACCACTGATCAAGAGTTTTTTAGGTGATTTAGAAAATATTTCTATAATGCTGTTTGCTCCATTGGGAGCACCAGAAGCTTCGACTATGCCGGTAGGCTCTAAACGGCCGAAAATGACGTTAGGACGAGCCTTAATAATAAAGTTAATGGAAAAGTATGCAATTCCCGGTTATAAATTGACATTGTTGGAAATTCAAAAGCTCGCTTATTTTCTTCAAGATTCAGGTGAAAATTTAAGGCTGGGTTACTCTAAGTCTAGCTTTGGACCATACGCTTCAAATTTGAACCATGTTTTACAGCGTATTAATGGTCATTATATTAATGGATATGGTGATAGAAGCAGAAGCACCAAAATATATTTGTTGTCTGGCGCAAGCGAATTGGCTACAAAAACCCTGAGTGATATGACTGATTCTTTAGAAAGACTAGAAAAAGTCCATAATTTGATTGAAGGATTTGAAAATCCCTATGGAATGGAATTATTGGCCACAGTGCATTGGGTGTTAAAAGATAATACAGATGGAATACTATCTAATGCTGAAACAGTTGAGAAAGTTTTTGCATGGAATGATCGAAAGAAGAAAATCTTCAATTCAGAACATATTGCAATTGCAAGGAAAAGACTGATTGACGAAAAATGGGTTTAGTAACTCAATGTTCTCCACCACTTGGCCGTGGGTTAAAAAGCATTCACCCCAAATTCATGCCCGGCATTCGCACATAGCAATTTAAAACAGTTTTTTTTAATGATTTTATACTGGTATAGCCCACAGATTGGCCCTGTCAGGAATTT is a window from the Candidatus Zixiibacteriota bacterium genome containing:
- a CDS encoding macro domain-containing protein, yielding MIKIKKGNLLKAETEALVNTVNCVGVMGKGIALQFKMAFPENFKTYKKACDAGELLPGKLHIYETASFINPKYIINFPTKRHWKGKSDINTIVLGLKNLREDILRLKIKSIAIPPLGCGNGGLNWNEIQPLIKSFLGDLENISIMLFAPLGAPEASTMPVGSKRPKMTLGRALIIKLMEKYAIPGYKLTLLEIQKLAYFLQDSGENLRLGYSKSSFGPYASNLNHVLQRINGHYINGYGDRSRSTKIYLLSGASELATKTLSDMTDSLERLEKVHNLIEGFENPYGMELLATVHWVLKDNTDGILSNAETVEKVFAWNDRKKKIFNSEHIAIARKRLIDEKWV